TATGAGGATATACTCACCCAGAACCCGATTTTCCTGAGCCGGACAAAAGGCGTAGGATTATTAGATCAAAAAACAGCAATCGAGAACGGGGTTACAGGTCCATCTTTGCGCGGAACAGGGCTGAAGTGGGATTTGAGAAAAGATGAGCCTTACTCGATCTACGATAGGTTTAAATTTGAAATACCGACAGGTGAAAACTCGGATGTCTGGGATAGATATGTAGTCAGGATAAAGGAGATGAGGGAATCTGCTAAGATTGTGCTACAAGCTATAGAGAGTATACCTGAGGGTCCGATTAAGACTAAAATCCCAGCAGTTTTCAAACCTCCAGCCGGAGAGGTTTACTTAAGGATTGAAGCTCCAAGAGGAGAGATGGGATTTTACATAGTCTCAGACGGCTCTCCCAAACCTTATAGGGTGAAAATCAGAACCGGCTCTTTTTCCAACTTGACAGTTTTGCCTATCATCTCCCGCGGCTGGAAAATAGCTGATTTGGTGGCGATCTTCGGAAGTTTGGACGTGGTTTTGCCAGAGGTTGACAGATAAAAAATATGTTAGAGTTAGGCCAGCTTTTTAAGAATATTTACCTGTGGGGAGAAAGCCTTTTCGCAAACTGGGGTATCCCCCATTCTATCTTTGAGCTTCTGAGTATGCTGGTGGTGGCGGTGATAATTCTTGCCTTTATGTCTCTTTCGGTCCTGTTTTTGGTCTGGTGGGAAAGAAAAGTCTCCGGGCATATGCAGTCCCGGTTTGGACCAATGCGCACCGGCTGGCACGGCTGGCTGCAGACGATTATCGATGCGATAAAATTAATCTTAAAGGAGGATACTACACCGGAAACTGCAGATAAAATCGGATTTCTTATTGCTCCGATCATAGTTTTTGTCTCGGCTTTTATGGCTTATATTTGCATTCCATTTGGTAAAGGGCTAATAGTCAAAGACCTGAACATAGGGATTCTCTATATACTGGCTATAACCACCTTTACGGTTATCGGGCTTTTAACTGCAGGCTGGTGTTCAAACAATAAGTTCTCGGTTCTCGGAGGGTTCCGCTCAGCTGCCCAGATCATAAGTTATGAGGTCCCTTTGACCCTGTCGATTCTGGGGGTGGTCATTTTGTCCCAGACTTTGAGCATGCAGAGCATAGTGAATTCTCAAAAGCATATCTGGGAATGGTACATCTTCAGGCAGCCGGTCGGTTTTTTGATTTATATCGTCGCAGCCATTGCGGAGATTAACCGGGTGCCCTTTGACATACCTGAGGCTGAGCAGGAGTTAGTAGCTGGTTTCAATATAGAATATTCAGGGATGAAGTTTGCAATGTTTTTCTTTGCCGAATTTGCCAACCTCTTCTTGGTATCAGCCATTGCCACCACCCTTTTCTTGGGTGGATGGAATGGGCCGCTTCTACCCTCCTGGATCTGGTTTTTTATAAAAAGTTTCTTCTTGGTTTTCGTGATAATGTGGTTCAAATGGACCTTCCCTCGCCTGAGAGTCGACCAGTTAATGGGGTTTGCCTGGAAGTTTTTGTTACCGTTAGCTTTTATAAATTTAATTTTAACCGGGCTTTTAGCTTAAAAGTATGAACATCATCAAAAGAACTTTTGACGGAATTTATAACCTTTTAAAAGGGATGAAGGTCACCATAAGGTATTTCTTCAAACCGGCCATAACCCTTCAATATCCTAAAGAGAGATGGACCATGCCGGAGCGGTCCAGGGGTATGGTGGGGTTACTTTCTGACCCTGAGACCGGCAAGTTAAACTGCACTGCCTGCTTGATCTGCATGCGCAATTGTCCGGTCAGGGCGATTCAGATCACCCAGAAAAAGGACGAGGAAGGCAAAAGAGTGCCAGATGAGTTCGTGATCGAAGCCGGTCTTTGCATCTACTGCGGGATCTGTGAGGAATCCTGCCCCTTCAATGCAATCAAAATGATTCCAAAATACGAGTTCTCGACTTTCGATAAAAAACAGCTTACTCATAAAAAGGAAAGATTAGCCGAGATCGGCAAAGGTTTCAAATATAATAAATGGAGTTAAGTCTGGAAAACGGAACACAAACAGCGATTTTTTACATACTCTCAGGATTGATCGTGGGCTCTGCCTTTATGGTGGTGAGCCTGAAGAATATCTTTCATTCGGCTTTGTTTTTAGTCCTTTGCTTTTTCTCAATTGCCGGGATATATGTTCTGCTTTCAGCCGAGTTCGTGGCTGCAGTTCAGGTCTTAATCTACGTGGGGGCAATTACAGTTCTTTTGATCTTTGCCATAATGCTGACTGCCCAGCTTTATAGTCCCAGTATCAGGCAATCTAATGAACAGGTAATTCCAGGACTCATAATCGTGGGCACGCTTTTAATAGTTACCCTTTCGGTTTTAAGGCGCACGAGCTGGAGGATAAGCACCCAGGGAATAGAAGAACAATCAACTGTCTCTATTGGAAAATCTCTTTTGACCACTTATGTTTTGCCTTTTGAGGTGGTCTCTTTAGTCTTAATAGCAGCTCTGATCGGCGCGATAATAATTGCGCGCAAGGAGTAGGATGCTGACTTTATATCACTATTTATCTTTAAGCGCTCTGCTTTTCTGCATCGGGATAT
The Candidatus Zixiibacteriota bacterium genome window above contains:
- the nuoH gene encoding NADH-quinone oxidoreductase subunit NuoH, whose translation is MLELGQLFKNIYLWGESLFANWGIPHSIFELLSMLVVAVIILAFMSLSVLFLVWWERKVSGHMQSRFGPMRTGWHGWLQTIIDAIKLILKEDTTPETADKIGFLIAPIIVFVSAFMAYICIPFGKGLIVKDLNIGILYILAITTFTVIGLLTAGWCSNNKFSVLGGFRSAAQIISYEVPLTLSILGVVILSQTLSMQSIVNSQKHIWEWYIFRQPVGFLIYIVAAIAEINRVPFDIPEAEQELVAGFNIEYSGMKFAMFFFAEFANLFLVSAIATTLFLGGWNGPLLPSWIWFFIKSFFLVFVIMWFKWTFPRLRVDQLMGFAWKFLLPLAFINLILTGLLA
- a CDS encoding NADH-quinone oxidoreductase subunit I — encoded protein: MNIIKRTFDGIYNLLKGMKVTIRYFFKPAITLQYPKERWTMPERSRGMVGLLSDPETGKLNCTACLICMRNCPVRAIQITQKKDEEGKRVPDEFVIEAGLCIYCGICEESCPFNAIKMIPKYEFSTFDKKQLTHKKERLAEIGKGFKYNKWS
- a CDS encoding NADH-quinone oxidoreductase subunit J, with amino-acid sequence MELSLENGTQTAIFYILSGLIVGSAFMVVSLKNIFHSALFLVLCFFSIAGIYVLLSAEFVAAVQVLIYVGAITVLLIFAIMLTAQLYSPSIRQSNEQVIPGLIIVGTLLIVTLSVLRRTSWRISTQGIEEQSTVSIGKSLLTTYVLPFEVVSLVLIAALIGAIIIARKE